The sequence GGCACCACCGAGGAGCTGCTGCTGCCGATCCTGGAAGAGGTGTCCGGCCTCAAGGGCGGGGTGGACTTCATGGCCGGATTCAGTCCCGAGCGGATCGGAAACAAGCGATGGTCGTTCGACGGGACGCCGAAGGTGGTGTCCGGAATCGACGCCAAGTCTCTCGATGTGATCAAGACTTTCTATGACGGCATCTTCCGGACCACGGTCCCCGTGTCCGGGACGAAGGTTGCCGAGCTGGCCAAGCTGATCGAGAACACCTTCCGGTTCGTCAACATCTCCATGGTCAACGAGATGGCGATGCTGGCCTCTGCCCTCGGCGTGAACATCTGGGAGGCGATCGACGCCGCCGCGACGAAGCCCTTTGGCTTCACGCGCTTCACCCCGGGGCCAGGAGTCGGCGGGCACTGCCTTCCCGTTGACCCGATGTTCCTCTCATGGAAGACCCAGCAGGAGCTTGGCGTCCCGTTCCGGTTCGCAGAGCTGGCCGCCGACGTCAACCGGCACATGCCCGACTACGTCGTCCGGCGTCTCGTAGAAGCACTCGGCAAGCGCGGCATGCCCGCCTGTGGATCTCGGATTCTGCTGCTCGGTCTGACGTACAAGCACAACGCCACCGACCTTCGCAATTCTCCTTCGGCGCGTGTCGCCGAACTTCTCATGGACCTCGGCGCCGAGGTCCATGGAGCCGAACCCAATATCCCGGACGGCGGCCACACCGATCTGAACCTCCTCCGGGTCGATGCGACCCCGGAGGAGGTAGCCGCCGCTGATGCGGTAGTCCTTCTCATGGATCACCCGCAATTCGACCCCCTGATGATTGAGAATTGCGCCACGTATGTTCTCGACTGTCGAAATCGCCTTTCCGGGCCGAACGTCGAGACGCTTTAGTCTCCCTCCCGGCCTCGCCGCCAATCCTGCGTCCTGGGAGTTGTCTTGCGCAACGAATGGGAACACGCCCATACGGACTACACCACACCTGCGCGGCGTCAAATTCCTGCCTCGCTGGTCGATAGTGAGAATGACTGGCGCCACTACCTGGAATGCTCAACCGCCAACGGCTGGTTGATACGG is a genomic window of Streptomyces sp. SID8374 containing:
- a CDS encoding nucleotide sugar dehydrogenase; the encoded protein is MEIVVAGQGYVGLPLAVRAAEVGHRVVGYDVDPHRVQQLAAGQSYMRDVDSSRLRAVLDSGAYSATADAAALAGFDIAVITVPTPLRDGVPDLTYIESCAWTLGEHIRPGATVILESTSYPGTTEELLLPILEEVSGLKGGVDFMAGFSPERIGNKRWSFDGTPKVVSGIDAKSLDVIKTFYDGIFRTTVPVSGTKVAELAKLIENTFRFVNISMVNEMAMLASALGVNIWEAIDAAATKPFGFTRFTPGPGVGGHCLPVDPMFLSWKTQQELGVPFRFAELAADVNRHMPDYVVRRLVEALGKRGMPACGSRILLLGLTYKHNATDLRNSPSARVAELLMDLGAEVHGAEPNIPDGGHTDLNLLRVDATPEEVAAADAVVLLMDHPQFDPLMIENCATYVLDCRNRLSGPNVETL